A section of the Chryseobacterium scophthalmum genome encodes:
- a CDS encoding AraC family transcriptional regulator, producing the protein MKTLSNGEFFGQTNQTISLDGLIITDTEYTHSFVDWHYHENPYFTFLLQGNMTESNKKETHDCSAGTLLYHHWEDSHYNIKPDIFTRGFHIEVRENWFEKFQLSKNQTEGSFNIKNPASKLLIHQIFKETKINDTSFEMSIDQLLLKIFNQLSDQKEDFGKKPVWVKQIDEILHENSTEKLSLEELSQTLDIHPMHLSRDFHKYFHCNLGEYLRKLKIEKSLKLLNEYESLSEVALECGFSDQSHFIRCFKENIGITPLKYKNLVK; encoded by the coding sequence ATGAAAACGCTTAGTAATGGTGAATTTTTCGGACAAACCAACCAGACAATCAGTTTAGATGGACTTATCATTACCGATACAGAATATACGCACTCTTTCGTTGATTGGCATTATCATGAAAATCCTTACTTCACTTTTCTGTTACAAGGGAATATGACAGAAAGCAACAAAAAAGAAACACACGACTGTTCTGCCGGAACATTGCTTTATCATCACTGGGAAGATTCGCATTACAATATAAAACCAGATATTTTCACCCGTGGATTTCACATTGAAGTTAGAGAAAATTGGTTTGAAAAATTTCAACTTTCAAAAAATCAAACTGAAGGAAGTTTTAATATTAAAAATCCTGCTTCAAAATTATTAATTCATCAGATTTTTAAAGAAACTAAAATTAATGACACTTCTTTTGAGATGTCTATTGATCAGCTTTTATTAAAAATTTTCAATCAATTATCTGATCAAAAAGAAGATTTTGGAAAAAAACCTGTTTGGGTAAAACAAATCGATGAAATTTTACACGAAAATTCTACAGAAAAGCTAAGTTTAGAAGAGCTATCTCAAACCTTAGACATTCATCCAATGCATTTGAGCAGAGATTTTCATAAATATTTCCATTGTAATTTGGGAGAATATCTTAGAAAATTAAAAATTGAAAAGTCGCTGAAACTCTTAAATGAATACGAATCTTTATCTGAAGTAGCTTTGGAATGTGGATTTTCGGATCAGAGTCATTTTATTCGTTGTTTCAAAGAAAATATTGGAATTACACCTTTGAAATATAAAAACTTGGTGAAATAG
- a CDS encoding helix-turn-helix domain-containing protein — protein sequence MKIAKTMNQEVLLKQIRKKIGDKSLNDEIANILNISYDAAHRRTSMKAKFSFEEALELAKYYQISLDQFLGTENQLVVKRTRPVKTQEDLLHFFESSLKILDVFQSVNQSKVYYSAKDIPFFYTISDTILSRFKFYVWMNLLNEDKFLCSFEDFDLPYHSPKNEMLKDLYENQNVTEVWNDTTIMSILMQISFYSEMGLLKYKDIVLILDEVRSVIQNIEHKIQHNPDFNFYVNDLVILSNNILFKNEYQSSFFIPFNMFGYMMTNDDNTCSDTLVYFEHEIKNSKSLNTSGNRERKMFFNKMYDQIENLKQKLK from the coding sequence GTGAAAATCGCAAAAACAATGAATCAGGAAGTATTACTGAAGCAAATTAGAAAGAAGATAGGCGACAAATCTTTGAATGATGAGATTGCCAATATTCTCAACATCAGTTACGATGCCGCTCACAGACGTACTTCAATGAAAGCAAAGTTCAGTTTTGAAGAGGCTTTGGAACTGGCAAAATATTACCAGATTTCTCTTGATCAGTTTTTGGGAACGGAAAATCAATTGGTGGTTAAAAGAACACGTCCGGTAAAAACACAGGAAGATTTATTGCATTTTTTTGAAAGTTCACTAAAGATCCTGGATGTTTTCCAAAGTGTCAACCAGTCGAAAGTCTATTATTCTGCGAAAGATATTCCGTTTTTCTATACGATATCAGATACTATTCTTTCCCGTTTTAAATTTTATGTTTGGATGAATTTGTTGAACGAAGACAAATTTCTGTGTTCTTTCGAAGATTTTGACCTTCCCTATCATTCGCCAAAAAATGAAATGCTCAAAGATTTATATGAAAATCAGAATGTAACCGAAGTCTGGAACGACACCACGATTATGAGTATTCTGATGCAGATTTCGTTTTACTCTGAAATGGGTCTTTTAAAATATAAAGATATTGTACTTATTTTGGATGAAGTAAGAAGTGTCATTCAAAATATTGAACATAAAATACAGCATAATCCTGATTTTAATTTCTACGTTAACGATTTGGTTATCTTAAGCAATAATATTTTGTTTAAAAATGAATATCAATCGTCTTTTTTTATTCCTTTCAATATGTTTGGATATATGATGACCAATGATGACAACACCTGTAGCGATACTTTAGTTTATTTTGAGCACGAAATTAAAAATTCAAAATCGTTGAATACTTCGGGAAACCGGGAAAGGAAAATGTTTTTCAATAAAATGTATGACCAGATTGAAAATTTAAAACAAAAACTAAAATGA
- a CDS encoding LA_2272 family surface repeat-containing protein, which yields MKTNLLAIALVMSSLYFGQDSLKIKSALVTVNPQNKNLRNTNGLNVGVLDDYQKQRINGLNLQANPISLIYPLIPKALPVPSKEASTVIVNGLHLSTGGMVDGEKLNGLGISIYHHCRITNGVSVNFYNNTSGILNGIHISGFVNNSLKGNGLNVAFLGNYSDDFKGMQVAIFNQSEKMKGMQIGLVNKSKKMKGLQIGLWNENEKRKLPLINWNFKSKKETL from the coding sequence ATGAAAACGAACTTATTAGCAATAGCATTAGTGATGAGCTCATTGTATTTCGGACAAGACAGTTTGAAAATAAAATCAGCTTTAGTTACAGTAAATCCGCAAAATAAAAATCTTAGAAATACAAACGGTCTTAACGTTGGAGTTTTAGATGATTATCAAAAACAGAGAATTAATGGTTTAAATCTTCAGGCAAATCCGATAAGCTTGATATATCCTTTAATTCCTAAAGCTTTACCGGTTCCTTCTAAAGAAGCATCAACAGTAATTGTAAATGGATTGCATCTATCTACAGGAGGTATGGTTGATGGAGAAAAATTGAATGGTTTGGGGATTTCTATTTATCATCATTGCAGAATAACCAATGGAGTCTCCGTTAATTTTTATAATAATACTTCGGGAATTTTAAATGGAATTCACATTTCAGGTTTTGTTAATAATTCCTTGAAAGGGAATGGTTTAAACGTGGCTTTTTTAGGAAATTATTCTGATGATTTTAAAGGAATGCAGGTCGCAATTTTCAATCAATCGGAAAAAATGAAAGGAATGCAAATAGGTTTGGTTAATAAATCTAAAAAAATGAAAGGTTTACAAATTGGACTTTGGAATGAAAATGAAAAAAGAAAATTACCTCTTATCAACTGGAATTTTAAATCTAAAAAAGAAACATTATGA
- a CDS encoding CDP-alcohol phosphatidyltransferase family protein gives MKNTPYILIAIRFLFAPIIFFLAYLKGEESRFLILALMFIGLLTDIFDGIIARKVGVSSEKLRRLDSQVDLVFWLSLGLATYFLNTELIKNHWQSIALIFIMEALCYIISILKFGKETCTRAFLSKMWGLSLLIAFTYLIGFQQAGWAFHLTIILGIISHIDVILIIVILPKWQYDVPSFYHAWQIRQGKQRKKTTFFN, from the coding sequence ATGAAAAATACACCTTATATATTAATAGCGATCCGTTTTCTTTTTGCACCAATTATTTTCTTTTTAGCTTATTTAAAAGGCGAAGAATCACGATTTTTAATTTTAGCTTTAATGTTCATTGGGTTGCTTACCGATATTTTTGACGGAATCATCGCTCGAAAAGTGGGAGTATCCTCAGAAAAATTAAGAAGATTGGATAGTCAGGTTGATTTAGTATTTTGGCTGTCATTAGGATTAGCAACTTACTTTTTGAATACCGAATTGATAAAAAATCATTGGCAAAGTATTGCTTTAATTTTCATAATGGAAGCTTTATGTTATATCATAAGCATTTTGAAATTCGGGAAAGAAACCTGCACTCGCGCTTTTTTATCAAAAATGTGGGGATTGAGCTTACTGATTGCTTTCACTTATTTAATCGGATTCCAACAGGCAGGTTGGGCGTTCCATCTCACAATAATTTTAGGAATTATTTCTCACATTGATGTTATTCTGATTATTGTAATTCTTCCAAAATGGCAGTATGATGTACCAAGCTTTTATCATGCATGGCAAATAAGGCAAGGAAAGCAGAGAAAAAAGACTACTTTCTTTAATTAA